One Candidatus Desulfatibia profunda genomic region harbors:
- a CDS encoding OmpA family protein, translating into MSEDKKIDTNAWMVTFADLVMLLLTFFVMLLTMSSMDAKKLESLFVHFNEATGVLEFSGTMEVANFGAFISKYNDTANLLVIDQNKFISSLNLPESLGKMIKDLDHKLLMTDDERGLILSFNENLLFNPGETTIKKELWPFLDMMADAISDCDNEILVMGHADSSPLANGRYNTNWELSAYRGLSVLDYFLQQKKLSSARFSVGGYGASRPLYPNDTLEHKAANRRVEIIFKHL; encoded by the coding sequence GTGAGTGAAGACAAAAAAATTGATACCAATGCCTGGATGGTGACATTTGCAGACCTTGTTATGCTGCTTTTAACTTTTTTTGTGATGCTGCTCACCATGTCTTCAATGGATGCCAAAAAGCTTGAGAGTCTGTTTGTTCATTTTAACGAGGCCACCGGTGTACTGGAATTTTCCGGTACCATGGAAGTCGCCAATTTCGGGGCATTTATTTCCAAGTATAACGACACTGCAAACTTGTTGGTGATCGATCAGAATAAGTTCATAAGTTCATTGAATTTGCCTGAAAGTCTAGGAAAGATGATCAAGGATCTGGATCATAAGCTGCTGATGACAGACGATGAAAGAGGTCTGATCCTGTCCTTTAATGAAAACCTTCTGTTTAATCCAGGGGAGACAACCATTAAAAAAGAGTTGTGGCCCTTTCTCGATATGATGGCCGACGCCATTTCGGACTGCGACAATGAAATTCTTGTCATGGGTCATGCGGACAGCAGCCCGCTAGCTAACGGCCGGTATAACACCAACTGGGAGCTTTCAGCCTATAGAGGACTTTCCGTTCTGGACTATTTCTTGCAGCAAAAAAAGCTGTCATCCGCGCGTTTTTCGGTGGGAGGTTATGGCGCTTCCAGACCCTTGTATCCAAACGACACGCTGGAGCACAAAGCCGCGAATCGAAGGGTAGAGATCATTTTTAAACATCTGTAG
- a CDS encoding flagellar basal body-associated FliL family protein, which yields MATKDEAVKDTEEEKPPQKSKLMLIVLACTVLILGAGGFFGWKWYAGRKAEGETSGKKEKVSLVFPLKSFIVNLSDNTGSGKRYLKVSIELEVASEEKKVMVENNIPALRDSILLLLSSRSIIDVNTLEGKLELKQALLAKMNLVLGEGIIQRVYFTEFVVQ from the coding sequence ATGGCAACAAAAGATGAGGCCGTAAAAGACACTGAAGAAGAAAAGCCGCCCCAAAAATCAAAGCTAATGCTGATCGTTTTGGCATGTACGGTTCTTATTCTTGGAGCCGGTGGATTTTTCGGATGGAAATGGTATGCCGGCAGAAAAGCAGAAGGTGAAACATCTGGAAAAAAGGAAAAAGTGAGTTTGGTTTTTCCGCTCAAATCGTTTATCGTCAATTTGTCCGATAATACCGGCAGCGGCAAGAGATATTTAAAGGTTTCGATCGAGCTTGAGGTTGCGAGTGAAGAAAAAAAAGTAATGGTTGAAAATAATATACCAGCATTGAGAGATTCTATCCTGCTTCTGCTTTCGAGCCGGTCTATAATAGATGTTAATACACTGGAAGGCAAACTCGAATTAAAACAAGCTCTTTTGGCAAAAATGAATCTGGTTTTGGGTGAAGGGATTATCCAAAGGGTATATTTTACAGAATTCGTAGTGCAATAG
- the fliM gene encoding flagellar motor switch protein FliM, with translation MANILSQDEVDSLLEGITEGKVPTEAAAPDSGEEVKVYDFSMPAGPVHLRLPALRIINERFVGFLRTSLPIASRAVIDVNLSSTESVKFSEFCLSIPLPSNLNIFKMEPLRGFALLVIEGPLVFSFVESVFGGKGMSRAKLEGRGFTAIETKIVEKIVKFVLNDLQQAWADVQEVKTAFIRSEMDPQFAAIVNPAELVIVNKFMIDLESGSGSMTLCIPYSSIEPIKSRFQTSFRAQGLETDQAWRKYIQKEIVKMTVELSCIMGRAKVNGRELLQMKVDDVIPLDQKIGDAIVINVEGLPKFKGYPGSCKNKKAVKISEILRQE, from the coding sequence ATGGCAAACATTTTATCCCAAGATGAAGTCGACTCCCTGCTTGAAGGTATCACTGAGGGGAAGGTTCCAACCGAAGCGGCCGCACCTGATAGCGGCGAAGAGGTAAAGGTCTACGATTTTAGTATGCCGGCCGGCCCCGTTCATTTGAGGCTTCCTGCGCTGAGAATAATAAACGAAAGGTTTGTCGGATTTTTAAGGACAAGCCTTCCCATTGCCAGCAGAGCGGTTATCGATGTGAACTTATCTTCTACCGAGTCGGTAAAATTCAGCGAATTCTGCCTTTCTATTCCGCTCCCGTCAAACCTTAATATTTTTAAAATGGAACCGTTAAGGGGCTTTGCTCTTCTTGTTATAGAAGGCCCGCTGGTATTTTCCTTTGTTGAAAGTGTCTTCGGCGGCAAGGGTATGAGCCGCGCAAAGCTTGAAGGAAGAGGTTTTACTGCCATTGAAACAAAGATTGTAGAAAAGATCGTGAAGTTCGTATTAAACGACTTGCAGCAGGCCTGGGCCGACGTTCAAGAGGTAAAGACGGCGTTTATACGTTCGGAGATGGATCCGCAGTTTGCGGCAATCGTGAACCCCGCAGAGTTGGTTATTGTAAATAAATTCATGATTGATCTTGAGAGCGGGTCAGGATCGATGACTCTCTGCATTCCCTACTCCAGCATTGAGCCGATCAAAAGTAGATTTCAAACCAGTTTTCGCGCTCAAGGACTTGAGACCGATCAGGCCTGGCGGAAGTATATACAGAAGGAAATTGTTAAGATGACAGTTGAGTTGAGTTGTATCATGGGGAGGGCAAAAGTAAACGGCAGAGAGCTTCTGCAAATGAAGGTTGATGATGTCATACCACTGGATCAGAAAATCGGCGATGCGATTGTTATCAATGTCGAAGGTCTTCCAAAATTTAAAGGCTATCCAGGGTCTTGTAAAAACAAAAAGGCCGTGAAAATCAGCGAAATATTGAGACAGGAGTAA
- the fliN gene encoding flagellar motor switch protein FliN, whose amino-acid sequence MYEANDQLKGKGQKDTAKTGGSGQEHNYDLDLILDIPLDISVELGKVKMPVNELLRLGPGSIIELAKSVGEPLDIYVNNKLVAKGEVVILDEKFGVRVADIINPIERVKSLSK is encoded by the coding sequence ATGTACGAAGCAAACGATCAATTAAAAGGTAAAGGTCAGAAAGATACGGCAAAGACCGGCGGATCAGGACAGGAGCATAACTACGATCTGGATCTCATCTTGGATATACCTCTCGATATCTCTGTGGAATTGGGCAAGGTAAAAATGCCGGTAAATGAACTGCTCCGGCTGGGGCCAGGATCCATTATCGAGTTGGCCAAGTCGGTCGGTGAGCCGCTTGACATATATGTCAACAACAAATTGGTTGCCAAAGGTGAAGTTGTAATTTTGGATGAAAAATTCGGTGTGCGCGTGGCGGATATTATCAACCCGATTGAACGAGTTAAATCTTTGAGCAAATGA
- the fliO gene encoding flagellar biosynthetic protein FliO: protein MFELDLINTGLKTMAVLFIVLGLLVAVLYAMKRFIFAQKKAKGDLFIKVLSTLYLSPKERLEVIEISGEKIVLGVTPGSIRFLIKLSEKNEGHRTVNG, encoded by the coding sequence ATGTTTGAGTTGGATTTAATCAACACCGGACTTAAGACAATGGCCGTGCTTTTTATTGTGCTTGGCCTTTTGGTAGCGGTCCTCTACGCCATGAAACGATTTATCTTTGCTCAAAAGAAGGCCAAAGGAGATTTGTTCATCAAGGTCCTTTCAACGCTATATCTGTCTCCGAAAGAGAGACTTGAGGTCATAGAGATTTCAGGTGAAAAGATTGTGCTGGGTGTAACTCCTGGCAGCATCAGGTTTTTAATCAAACTGAGCGAAAAAAATGAGGGCCACAGGACTGTCAATGGTTAG
- the fliP gene encoding flagellar type III secretion system pore protein FliP (The bacterial flagellar biogenesis protein FliP forms a type III secretion system (T3SS)-type pore required for flagellar assembly.) has translation MEHAFGADVVIPSLHLGIEKGGDPGDVSLLLQVVFLLTILALAPAILILMTSFTRLVVVFSFLRHALGTQQTPSNQIIAGLALFLTFFIMMPVWQKINQQALQPYLAEEISQEAALTAAINPIRQFMFKQTREKDLSLFINMARIAKPKNTEDVPTTILIPAFVISELKTAFIIGFVLFVPFLVIDMVVASVLLSMGMMMLPPIMISLPFKLMLFVLVDGWNLIVGSLVKSFGGGLL, from the coding sequence ATGGAACATGCCTTTGGCGCCGATGTGGTTATCCCTTCATTGCATCTCGGCATTGAAAAGGGGGGAGATCCTGGTGATGTTTCTCTCCTGCTGCAGGTGGTCTTTCTTTTAACGATTCTGGCGCTTGCGCCGGCGATTCTGATACTCATGACGTCTTTTACCAGGCTGGTTGTGGTTTTTTCCTTTTTGCGACATGCTCTGGGTACCCAGCAGACGCCTTCTAACCAGATCATTGCCGGGTTGGCGTTGTTTCTGACATTCTTTATTATGATGCCTGTTTGGCAAAAAATTAATCAACAGGCCCTGCAGCCCTACCTGGCAGAAGAGATCTCTCAGGAAGCGGCCTTGACGGCGGCGATAAATCCGATTCGGCAGTTTATGTTCAAACAGACACGGGAAAAAGATCTGTCCCTATTTATCAATATGGCCAGGATAGCGAAACCCAAAAACACGGAGGATGTCCCTACAACCATATTAATTCCGGCGTTTGTGATCAGTGAGCTCAAGACCGCTTTTATTATTGGATTTGTTTTATTTGTGCCTTTTCTGGTTATCGATATGGTTGTGGCCAGTGTTCTGCTCAGCATGGGGATGATGATGCTCCCGCCGATTATGATCTCTCTTCCGTTTAAGCTGATGCTTTTTGTCTTGGTGGATGGCTGGAATTTGATTGTCGGTTCACTGGTAAAAAGTTTTGGAGGCGGGTTGCTATGA
- the fliQ gene encoding flagellar biosynthesis protein FliQ, producing MTPESVVNFAQEAIKVTILVSMPMLGLGLVVGLIISIFQAVTQIQEMTLAFVPKILIVLLALLFFASWMLEHLMHFTVTTIEQIPFFIR from the coding sequence ATGACGCCGGAATCTGTTGTCAATTTTGCTCAGGAGGCCATTAAAGTCACTATTCTTGTATCAATGCCCATGCTCGGTCTCGGACTGGTCGTGGGTCTGATTATCAGCATTTTTCAGGCAGTGACCCAAATCCAGGAAATGACCCTGGCATTTGTGCCCAAGATTTTGATCGTATTATTGGCACTTTTATTTTTTGCCAGCTGGATGCTTGAACATTTAATGCACTTTACGGTGACAACTATCGAACAGATTCCGTTTTTTATCAGGTAG
- the fliR gene encoding flagellar biosynthetic protein FliR has product MDIFSISYQEFKIFFLVLIRVSIILLMFPFFNARVIPVLSKAGLALIVAIILFPVLNNEMAVFPDTVFGVLQLIIAELIIGMVLGLLVQIFFEGVRMMGQLVGFQTGFAITNILDPQSGVQVSIFSNMAYMAAIVIFLLLNGHHILLSAIRESFKIIPVGSLGLNSAMLNKMILLYGEMFVIAIKIGAPAVAALLFVQVAFGLITKLMPQMNIMIVAFPVQIVVGLLFFGISLNVLLGFMERYLGGLGALLVNTMTWLKV; this is encoded by the coding sequence GTGGATATATTTTCCATATCCTATCAGGAATTTAAGATATTCTTTCTAGTGCTGATCAGGGTAAGTATCATCTTGCTCATGTTTCCCTTCTTTAATGCGCGGGTTATACCGGTATTGTCGAAGGCCGGTCTAGCCCTTATTGTTGCCATCATCCTCTTTCCCGTCTTGAATAATGAAATGGCGGTCTTTCCTGATACGGTGTTCGGGGTACTGCAATTAATCATCGCCGAGCTGATTATCGGTATGGTTTTAGGGTTATTGGTGCAGATATTTTTCGAGGGCGTAAGGATGATGGGACAGTTGGTGGGATTTCAAACAGGTTTTGCCATCACCAACATCCTTGATCCTCAAAGCGGCGTCCAGGTTTCAATTTTTTCTAACATGGCCTACATGGCGGCCATTGTGATTTTCCTGTTATTAAACGGCCACCATATATTGCTCAGCGCAATCAGGGAGAGTTTTAAAATTATACCGGTAGGCTCATTAGGCTTAAACAGCGCGATGCTGAATAAAATGATCCTTTTATATGGTGAAATGTTTGTTATTGCCATAAAGATCGGAGCGCCGGCCGTTGCAGCGCTCCTTTTTGTACAGGTGGCCTTTGGGCTGATTACAAAGCTGATGCCCCAGATGAACATTATGATTGTGGCATTTCCTGTTCAGATAGTTGTCGGTCTTTTGTTTTTTGGTATTTCCTTGAACGTGCTTTTGGGATTCATGGAACGATACCTTGGTGGGCTTGGTGCCCTGCTGGTCAATACGATGACCTGGCTGAAGGTGTAG
- the flhB gene encoding flagellar biosynthesis protein FlhB, with product MTEESSAEKTEQPTPKRRQELREKGEVAKSRELPSVAVLLSALIALSFFGSYMYSQIQLVMQGSLSLPITADLNITNFIIFVQEMTTHFILAISPLLAVVFITAILSNVMQIGFVLSGETIMPKLSKLDPIKGFGRLFSKQAFMELFKSLLKLVIVGAIAYYTIKGEMKKVPMLGQMQIESIWTYIFVTFFKIFIRCTLAMIFLVVIDYAFQRWEFENRIKMSKQEIKDEFKKTEGDPLIKSRIRSIQMQMARRRMMQAVPEADVVVTNPMRLAVALKYDTAAMNAPKVLAKGAGKVAEKIRDLATRNNIPIMEQKELAQSLYKLVEIGQEIPPVLYQAVAEVLAYVYKLKGKLAHGLT from the coding sequence ATGACTGAAGAGAGTTCTGCAGAAAAAACCGAACAACCAACGCCCAAAAGAAGGCAAGAACTCAGGGAAAAGGGAGAGGTCGCCAAAAGCAGAGAGCTGCCTTCGGTGGCTGTTCTGTTATCGGCCTTGATTGCCTTAAGCTTCTTTGGGTCGTACATGTATTCGCAGATTCAGCTTGTTATGCAAGGGTCACTGTCGCTGCCCATAACGGCTGACCTGAATATTACCAATTTTATCATATTTGTTCAAGAGATGACTACCCATTTTATACTGGCAATAAGTCCCCTGTTGGCGGTTGTTTTTATCACAGCGATTTTATCAAATGTCATGCAGATAGGGTTTGTGCTATCCGGCGAAACGATTATGCCGAAGCTGTCAAAATTAGATCCCATTAAAGGTTTTGGGAGACTTTTTTCAAAACAAGCGTTTATGGAGCTGTTCAAATCTTTGTTAAAGCTGGTCATTGTGGGCGCCATCGCCTACTACACCATAAAGGGCGAGATGAAAAAAGTTCCCATGCTGGGACAGATGCAGATAGAATCGATTTGGACTTACATATTCGTCACATTCTTTAAGATTTTTATCAGGTGTACCCTGGCAATGATCTTTCTGGTTGTTATCGATTACGCCTTCCAGCGATGGGAATTTGAAAACAGGATCAAGATGAGCAAGCAGGAGATCAAGGATGAGTTTAAAAAGACCGAGGGTGATCCGTTGATAAAGTCAAGGATCAGAAGCATTCAGATGCAAATGGCCAGGAGGCGGATGATGCAAGCCGTTCCGGAGGCAGATGTGGTCGTCACTAACCCCATGCGCCTGGCAGTGGCGTTAAAATACGATACCGCTGCCATGAATGCCCCGAAAGTACTTGCAAAAGGAGCCGGAAAAGTCGCTGAAAAGATCAGAGATCTGGCTACCCGGAACAATATCCCCATTATGGAGCAAAAGGAACTTGCTCAGAGCCTTTATAAGCTGGTTGAGATCGGTCAGGAAATCCCGCCGGTCCTCTATCAGGCTGTGGCCGAGGTTTTGGCATATGTCTACAAATTAAAGGGCAAGTTAGCCCACGGATTAACTTAA
- the flhA gene encoding flagellar biosynthesis protein FlhA yields METMVSSNADFANACELMTVVGVIAVLVVMIIPLPSILIDFLLALNITLSITILLIAMYTIKPLDFFIFPSLLLVTTLFRLSLNVATTRLILLHGHEGPLAAGKVIKSFGSFVVGGNYVVGMIVFIILVMVNFIVVTKGATRIAEVAARFTLDAMPGKQMAIDADLNAGLIDENDAKARRLLIAREAEFHGSMDGAAKFVRGDAIAGIIITLINIIGGFIIGVLQKKLSVIDAAQNYTLLTVGDGLVSQIPALTISTAAGLVVSRAASEGTMGKDFGTQFLNYPKAIYLSALTVFFFGLIPGLPHTAFIVLSVLIGGGMYLFSKKKATLEAKIIESQKTEPVGAGPEPVEHLLMVDPLELEVGYGLIPLVDREQGGKFLERVRSIRRQFALEMGIVIPPIHIRDNLQLKSSEYQILLKGVKIAGAELMVNHYLAMDPGDTTRKIEGVETKEPAFNLPAVWIPASQREEAKLSGYTVVDDVTIMATHLTEVLRKHAAELLGRQNVQNLLDNLSRSYPKAVEELVPNLLSLGAVQKVLQNLIQERISIRDLLTIIETLADCALLTKDPELLTEYVRHKLSRSFISPYIGQDGLLKLITMTQEVEDILLKGLQKAEHGGTYLSIDPKVADSIIASVKEEAEKAMAKNIQPILLTSPVIRRHLKKMLEYFVPSLMVLSQSELLSDMGLKSIGEVSLNYAG; encoded by the coding sequence ATGGAAACAATGGTAAGTTCAAACGCAGATTTCGCAAATGCCTGTGAGTTGATGACCGTGGTTGGCGTGATCGCTGTGCTTGTGGTGATGATCATCCCCCTGCCCTCGATCCTGATCGATTTCCTTCTGGCCCTGAACATCACCCTTTCCATTACCATACTCTTAATTGCCATGTACACCATAAAACCTTTGGATTTTTTCATATTTCCATCTTTGCTGCTAGTAACGACCCTCTTTAGGCTCTCATTAAATGTGGCCACAACCCGGTTAATACTTTTACATGGCCATGAGGGCCCCCTGGCGGCCGGAAAGGTTATCAAGTCATTCGGTAGTTTTGTTGTCGGTGGCAATTATGTCGTCGGTATGATTGTGTTTATCATCCTGGTCATGGTTAATTTCATTGTCGTTACCAAAGGGGCCACCCGGATCGCCGAGGTCGCCGCAAGGTTTACACTGGATGCTATGCCCGGCAAACAGATGGCTATCGACGCCGATTTGAATGCAGGACTGATAGATGAGAACGATGCCAAGGCGCGCAGATTGCTGATTGCAAGAGAGGCTGAATTCCATGGTTCCATGGACGGGGCCGCCAAATTTGTCAGGGGAGATGCCATTGCCGGTATTATTATTACGCTTATTAATATTATCGGTGGATTTATCATCGGTGTTTTACAAAAAAAATTATCCGTCATTGATGCTGCCCAGAATTATACCCTTTTGACCGTCGGCGATGGATTGGTGTCTCAGATTCCGGCCCTCACTATATCTACCGCGGCCGGTCTCGTTGTCAGCCGGGCAGCTTCAGAGGGAACCATGGGAAAGGATTTTGGCACACAATTCTTGAATTACCCCAAGGCCATTTATCTTTCAGCATTGACGGTCTTCTTTTTCGGCCTCATCCCCGGCTTGCCGCATACCGCGTTTATTGTGCTTTCCGTTCTCATCGGGGGCGGCATGTATCTTTTCAGCAAAAAGAAAGCGACATTAGAGGCAAAAATAATTGAATCTCAGAAGACGGAACCGGTTGGGGCCGGGCCGGAACCGGTGGAACATCTGCTGATGGTTGATCCACTTGAGCTGGAAGTAGGCTACGGCCTCATTCCGCTGGTAGATAGAGAACAGGGGGGAAAGTTTCTTGAGAGGGTGCGTTCGATCAGACGGCAGTTTGCGCTTGAGATGGGTATTGTTATACCCCCTATTCATATCCGGGATAATCTTCAATTGAAATCCTCCGAGTACCAGATTCTTTTAAAAGGGGTAAAGATCGCCGGGGCCGAACTGATGGTGAATCATTATCTGGCCATGGACCCCGGGGATACCACGAGGAAAATCGAAGGAGTAGAAACAAAGGAGCCGGCATTTAATCTGCCGGCAGTTTGGATACCCGCGTCTCAAAGGGAGGAGGCCAAACTTTCAGGTTATACGGTCGTGGATGATGTTACGATAATGGCCACTCATCTGACAGAAGTTCTGCGTAAACACGCTGCCGAATTGTTGGGAAGACAGAACGTTCAAAATTTGCTTGACAATTTAAGCAGGTCTTATCCAAAGGCGGTCGAGGAACTGGTGCCGAACCTTCTTTCCCTGGGAGCCGTCCAGAAGGTTCTTCAAAATCTTATTCAAGAGCGGATATCTATCAGAGATCTGCTGACTATCATTGAAACCCTTGCCGATTGTGCGCTTTTGACCAAGGATCCGGAGCTTTTAACCGAGTATGTCAGGCACAAACTTTCCAGATCATTTATCAGTCCATATATCGGCCAAGACGGGTTGTTGAAGCTGATAACCATGACCCAGGAAGTCGAAGATATACTCCTAAAAGGGCTTCAGAAGGCGGAACACGGCGGTACATATCTTTCCATTGATCCCAAAGTTGCCGATTCCATTATTGCCTCCGTAAAGGAGGAGGCTGAAAAAGCCATGGCAAAAAATATTCAGCCGATTCTGCTTACGTCGCCGGTAATACGGAGGCATTTAAAAAAGATGCTGGAATATTTTGTCCCCTCTTTAATGGTATTATCTCAGAGTGAACTTTTAAGTGATATGGGGCTTAAATCTATCGGAGAGGTAAGTTTGAATTATGCGGGTTAA